In a single window of the Anabas testudineus chromosome 17, fAnaTes1.2, whole genome shotgun sequence genome:
- the zgc:113531 gene encoding VWC domain-containing protein translates to MAKVLRELLSRIRTAVLALLLCAQAGFGFSVAGHQESTCEANGSIYYVGEWYFLDSDHCTQCECTAEGSACARTECTTLPAACIHVSHYPTDCCPRCEKIGCEYRGVVYELGQSFQPSECEQCTCDSDGIARCLVADCAPPPCVNPVYQPGKCCPECKEGPNCYVDTSRSQVIPAGEPVWVNSCTKCRCHDGQDAGYWEGNRLATCSHLKSCTPEQPSTQQN, encoded by the exons ATGGCAAAGGTTTTGAGGGAGCTACTGTCCAGAATACGCACGGCCGTTTTGGCACTTCTGCTTTGCGCACAGGCCGGTTTTGGCTTCTCCGTCGCCGGACACCAGGAAAGCACCTGCGAGGCCAACGGCAGCATTTACTATGTCGGGGAATGGTATTTTCTGGACTCGGACCACTGCACCCAGTGTGAGTGCACCGCTGAGGGCTCTGCGTGTGCCCGCACTGAGTGCACCACTCTGCCGGCTGCATGCATCCATGTCAGCCACTACCCCACTGACTGCTGCCCCAGGTGCGAGAAGATCGGTTGTGAGTACCGAGGAGTTGTGTATGAGCTGGGGCAGAGCTTCCAG CCATCAGAATGTGAGCAGTGCACTTGTGACAGTGATGGCATCGCCCGCTGTCTGGTTGCAGACTGTGCCCCACCACCATGTGTCAACCCTGTTTACCAGCCTGGAAAATGCTGCCCTGAATGCAAGGAGG GTCCTAACTGCTATGTTGACACTTCACGCAGTCAGGTGATTCCTGCAGGAGAACCCGTCTGGGTCAATTCCTGCACCAAATGTCGCTGTCATGATGGTCAGGATGCTGGATACTGGGAGGGAAACCGTCTTGCCACCTGTTCCCACCTCAAAAGCTGCACGCCTGAACAGCCATCCACCCAGCAAAACTGA